One region of Coregonus clupeaformis isolate EN_2021a chromosome 31, ASM2061545v1, whole genome shotgun sequence genomic DNA includes:
- the LOC121547637 gene encoding uncharacterized protein LOC121547637, with translation MLVMPSFASIVHPDTRVIIALIVAPLCAPSPAFQPSIMRMLLDSGWMKFGPAGRGSLDWVPGSGPSPLPSLDKHAQGDHWNELTPSEDIMSKEFILYIVVATTSLLFISLVGFLVYRRCSTSKLALTNIIALDLEELQDLQDLQDAESSTDFLSSLALRRDQMPSCSSETDMSDGVFLMVYLPTPYEETLTKLARAASIRSSKGVDRSVSVRSSRGVDRAEGTRTRGLNRAATVRNSRDVDPPKIDRSASVRSSRGVDGAASINSAKGVDPSACQGRTDETRTDEDPVKEQSKD, from the exons ATGCTTGTCATGCCCTCATTTGCAAGTATTGTACACCCTGACACGAGAGTGATAATCGCTCTGATTGTCGCTCCACTCTGCGCTCCAAGCCCAGCCTTTCAGCCCAGCATCATGCGGATGTTACTGGATAGCGGTTGGATGAAGTTCGGGCCAGCGGGCAGAGGTAGCCTTGACTGGGTCCCTGGATCTGGGCCGTCGCCGCTCCCCTCTCTCGACAAACATGCTCAG GGTGACCACTGGAATGAGTTGACCCCCAGTGAGGACATCATGAGCAAAGAGTTCATCCTTTACATAGTCGTAGCAACAACTTCCCTCCTTTTCATCAGCCTCGTTGGCTTCCTGGTCTACAGGAGGTGCTCTACCAGCAAGTTGGCTCTGACCAACATCATCGCCCTGGACCTGGAGGAGCTCCAAGATCTGCAGGACCTCCAGGACGCAGAGAGCAGCACTGACTTCCTGTCCTCACTGGCCTTGCGCAGAGACCAGATGCCCAGCTGCAGCTCTGAGACGGATATGTCTGATGGAGTCTTCCTCATGGTCTACCTGCCAACGCCCTATGAGGAGACCCTCACTAAGTTAGCCCGGGCTGCTAGCATCCGAAGCTCCAAAGGTGTGGATCGATCTGTTAGTGTCCGAAGCTCCAGAGGTGTTGATAGAGCTGAAGGCACTAGAACCAGAGGTTTGAATCGAGCTGCCACTGTCAGAAACTCCAGAGATGTGGATCCCCCTAAGATAGACCGATCTGCCTCTGTCAGAAGCTCCAGAGGTGTGGATGGAGCTGCCAGCATCAATAGCGCCAAAGGCGTGGATCCATCTGCTTGTCAAGGGAGGACAGATGAAACCCGGACAGATGAAGACCCAGTGAAGGAACAGTCCAAGGACTAA
- the LOC121547642 gene encoding cytochrome c oxidase assembly protein COX20, mitochondrial, which yields MAGEEESDKKKGFKVLGILDVQNTPCAREALLHGSGGSLAAGLLHFLATSRVKRSFDVGFAGFMLTTLGSWFYCRITNAQLRMQQRLIQDGIKNKVMYEGTSLDTVSKPKEQEPCPSCP from the exons ATGGCCGGTGAAGAGGAGAGTGACAAAAAGAAG GGTTTCAAGGTGCTGGGTATTCTGGACGTTCAGAACACACCTTGTGCCAGAGAGGCTCTTCTACATGGATCTGGAGGATCCCTGGCTGCTGGCCTTTTGCACTTTTTGGCCACAA GTCGAGTGAAGCGGTCCTTTGACGTAGGTTTTGCAGGATTCATGCTTACCACACTGGGATCATG GTTCTACTGTAGAATTACCAATGCCCAGCTCCGTATGCAGCAAAGGTTGATCCAGGATGGCATCAAGAACAAAGTCATGTACGAAGGCACGAGTTTGGACACCGTCAGTAAACCAAAAGAACAGGAGCCTTGCCCTTCATGCCCTTGA
- the LOC121547641 gene encoding gonadotropin subunit beta-2: MLGLHVGTLMISLFLCILLEPVEGSLMQPCQPINQTVSLEKEGCPTCLVIQTPICSGHCFTKELVFKSPFSTVYQHVCTYRDVRYETICLPDCPPWVDPHVTYPVALSCDCSLCNMDTSDCTIESLQPDFCMTQRVLADGDMW; encoded by the exons ATGTTAGGTCTTCATGTAGGCACCTTGATGATCTCCCTGTTCCTGTGCATCCTCCTGGAACCTGTTGAGGGGTCTCTCATGCAGCCCTGTCAGCCCATCAACCAGACTGTGTCTCTGGAGAAGGAAGGCTGCCCAACGTGCTTAGTCATTCAAACCCCCATCTGCAGTGGCCACTGCTTCACCAAG GAGCTGGTTTTCAAGAGCCCATTTTCCACTGTGTACCAGCACGTGTGCACCTACAGGGACGTCCGCTATGAAACGATCTGCCTACCTGACTGTCCCCCTTGGGTGGACCCTCATGTCACCTACCCTGTGGCTCTGAGCTGTGACTGCAGCCTCTGTAACATGGACACTTCCGACTGTACCATTGAGAGCCTGCAGCCAGACTTCTGCATGACTCAAAGAGTACTAGCGGATGGTGACATGTGGTGA
- the LOC121547638 gene encoding ovarian cancer G-protein coupled receptor 1 yields MEANLSNISDSITSNKSLIETIVFWTTFSIGLPLICLAIYAMYFLIRADHIAPVYVINLLIADLIQICMRPIILSSNGGIVVILIEFFGISASIGFMVCIALERYLVIAFPLWYRFRRNIKYSLIVSSIIWVFPFIQISLFCLSPTVEISLILFAAILLIPIPLLAFFLVGTLKALSVSIAVPAVEQRRIIGTLALVLGNYTVLFLPLIIQTLISGVTAQHNVEIGTILESFSPLVDPLLYVFMRKGAKDTLLAFHCFDKLMGDQEQSQVTNTMTMTDTGVEGSR; encoded by the coding sequence ATGGAAGCAAACCTCTCCAATATTTCTGACAGCATCACATCAAATAAGAGCCTCATTGAAACCATTGTATTTTGGACAACATTCTCCATTGGTCTTCCTCTGATCTGTCTGGCCATTTATGCCATGTACTTCCTGATCAGAGCTGATCACATTGCTCCAGTCTATGTTATCAACCTACTTATTGCAGATCTCATTCAGATTTGCATGAGGCCAATCATACTGTCCAGTAACGGGGGAATTGTAGTGATTTTGATTGAATTCTTTGGTATCAGTGCAAGCATTGGTTTCATGGTATGCATTGCTCTCGAGAGATACCTTGTGATTGCATTTCCTCTCTGGTACCGTTTTCGCCGTAACATCAAGTACTCGCTCATAGTGTCCTCCATTATCTGGGTGTTTCCTTTTATCCAAATCTCCCTGTTTTGCCTCTCACCGACTGTTGAGATTTCACTTATTTTGTTTGCAGCTATCCTCCTCATCCCCATCCCACTGCTTGCGTTCTTCCTAGTGGGCACATTGAAAGCTCTGTCCGTCTCCATCGCTGTGCCAGCCGTTGAACAGAGACGGATTATTGGTACCCTGGCCCTTGTGCTGGGCAATTACACAGTCCTGTTCCTACCCCTCATCATACAAACTCTGATATCAGGGGTAACAGCCCAACACAATGTGGAAATTGGGACAATCTTAGAGAGTTTCAGCCCCCTTGTGGATCCTCTGCTCTATGTGTTCATGAGAAAGGGAGCTAAGGACACTCTTCTGGCCTTTCACTGCTTCGACAAGCTGATGGGTGACCAGGAGCAGAGTCAGGTCACAAACACTATGACCATGACTGATACTGGAGTAGAAGGCTCCAGGTAG